From Passer domesticus isolate bPasDom1 chromosome 20, bPasDom1.hap1, whole genome shotgun sequence, one genomic window encodes:
- the PIK3R6 gene encoding phosphoinositide 3-kinase regulatory subunit 6 isoform X1 has product MESSELESDILRRVRALLRELDGHHPSCQSDRGMLRWTLHKRIDQNPRTSCVLVRILVKELERAERGDLRHYIIPLLHTLMYALIQAPCVPDELCARVYDFCKRLLTLPKPFCTIGLDYASRLQVERTAPGTLYQRMVISEQSLRSAPFPYQERIFIFADPELLPEAICKALATDTAAAQESQSPRGCMSCVVTHALQAALGDTCDTPGLRARLQALSPGDVEHWFQQVVAAVEGAGSEGGWDRGQHTARLERIYRGLLGSVPAGNAPQEGLQGTPLPSPNISFHLWTEDEQLWKELVLFVRPLSQSCEPECLGQELEPLEMPEELPGCGCCGQSRFSVLSTDSGIERDLPAPEEPSDAERSRLHRKGGIKKKPSPLDSVPFLQAGSAVPGGKPPGRLPRRAGMPPEPAAPLQRLHTARVVLLGDDRILGRLARAFHSLRKREARRVFLTPRLDLQFYHIPVVPSAAADHAGPEELCEVAGYLGRADHWYESNINTLSHMIPKLATMPWSPSRALVSDPFLTDVIAYYARMGTQPVCFQLHSAKLLFQDPAQEPAEDVFLTELLTQVQDSPSHRELSTTKRKSTLDGPGMDLTVTYRRVVLSDRQKELALSLRSTGLLMKAIPAEEPEGCGKQVQNTEHQGQEPRAETLHGAAGQGQQENLQGRGQPGGVSLPRAQLLPAEDEDHEIQPSGNRRRGACEIPAQVSAAAHQHFCRSHPLKDTGEARSSKNEAPSLWHVFCFKSFDWVKSRELPWLLEVRIPGFCSGSCFSGWRWGCCEQSPGADPPNPPCVTVSLLSSQWHFPKCP; this is encoded by the exons atgGAGAGCTCAG AGCTGGAGTCGGACATCCTGCGGCGGGTGCGGGCGCTGCTGCGGGAGCTGGACGGGCACCACCCCTCCTGCCAGAGCGACCGAG GAATGCTGCGCTGGACCCTGCACAAGAGAATCGACCAGAACCCCAGAACCAGCTGTGTCCTGGTCAGGATCCTGGtgaaggagctggagagg GCAGAGCGAGGGGACCTCCGGCACTACATCATCCCCCTGCTGCACACGCTGATGTACGCCTTGATCCAG gCTCCCTGCGTCCCTGACGagctctgtgccagggtttATGACTTCTGCAAGAGGCTGCTGACCCTGCCCAAGCCCTTCTGCACCATCGGGCTGGACTATGccagcaggctgcaggtggaGAGGACAGCCCCAG GGACCCTGTACCAGAGGATGGTCATCTCCGAGCAGAGCCTGCGCAGCGCCCCCTTCCCCTACCAGGAGAG GATTTTCATCTTTGCTGACCCCGAGCTGCTGCCCGAAGCCATCTGCAAGGCGCTGGCCACCGACACGGCGGCGGCCCAGGAGTCCCAGAGCCCCCGGGGCTGCATGAGCTGCGTGGTCACCCACGCCCTGCAGGCGGCCCTGGGTGACACCTGCGACACCCCCGGCCTCCGGGCGCGACTCCAG GCCTTGTCCCCGGGGGACGTGGAGCACTGGTTCCAGCAGGTGGTGGCGGCCGTGGAGGGCGCGGGCAGCGAGGGGGGCTGGGACCGGGGCCAGCACACGGCGCGGCTGGAGAGGATCTACCGCGGGCTCCTGGGCTCCGTGCCCGCAG GGAATGCTCcccaggaagggctgcagggcacccctctgcccagccccaacATCAGCTTCCACCTGTGGACAGAGGATGAGCAGCTCT ggaaggagctggtgCTGTTCGTGCGCCCGCTGTCGCAGAGCTGCGAGCCCGagtgcctggggcaggagctggagccctTGGAGATGCCGGAGGAGCTGCCGGGCTGCGGCTGCTGCGGCCAGAGCCGCTTCTCCGTGCTGTCCACGGACAGCGGCATCGAGCGGGACCTGCCGGCGCCGGAGGAGCCGAGCGACGCCGAGCGCTCCCGGCTGCACAGGAAGGGCGGCATCAAGAAAAAGCCGTCCCCGCTGGACAGCGTGCCCTTCCTGCAGGCCGGCAGCGCTGTGCCCGGCGGGAAGCCCCCCGGGaggctgcccaggagggcagggatgccCCCCGAGCCCGCGGCCCCACTCCAGAGGCTGCACACCGCCCgcgtggtgctgctgggggacGATCGCATCCTGGGCCGCCTGGCACGAGCCTTCCACTCCCTCAG GAAACGGGAAGCCCGGCGAGTGTTCCTGACGCCCAGGCTGGACCTGCAGTTCTACCACATCCCGGTGgtgccctctgctgctgcc GACCACGCTGGCCCCGAGGAGCTGTGCGAGGTGGCCGGGTACCTGGGCAGGGCTGACCACTGGTACGAGAGCAACATCAACACCCTGAGCCACATGATCCCCAAGCTGGCCACCATG CCGTGGTCGCCGAGCCGGGCCCTGGTGTCCGACCCGTTCCTCACCGATGTCATCGCCTACTACGCGCGCATGGGCACCCAGCCCGTCTGCTTCCAGCTGCACTCTGCCAAG CTCCTGTTCCAGGACCCAGCCCAGGAGCCAGCTGAGGACGTGTTCCTGACGGAGCTGctgacccaggtgcaggacaGCCCCTCGCACAGAG agctgagcacaaCCAAGAGGAAAAGCACCCTGGATGGGCCTGGCATGGATCTCACAGTGACCTACAGGCGG GTCGTGCTCAGTGACCGGCAGAAGGAGCTGGCCCTGTCCCTGCGCTCCACGGGCCTGCTGATGAAAGCCATCCCTGCTGAGGAGCCTGAAG GCTGTGGCAAACAGGTTCAGAACACGGAGCATCAAGGTcaggagcccagagcagagacCCTTCACGGTGCAGCTGGACAAGGACAGCAGGAGAACCTACAGGGACGTGGTCAG CCTGGAGGTGTCTCCCTGCCTCGAGCCCAGCTACTGCCTGCAGAAGACGAGGACCACGAAATTCAGCCCTCAGGAAACAGAAGACGTGGGGCTTGTGAAATACCTGCCCaagtctctgctgctgcccatcaACACTTTTGCAGGAGTCATCCCCTGAAGGACACGGGAGAAGCT CGATCCTCAAAGAATGAAGCACCATCTCTCTGGCACGTGTTCTGCTTCAAATCCTTTGACTGGGTCAAAAGCCGGGAGCTCCCCTGGCTGTTGGAGGTGAGAATTCCTGGATTTTGCTCAGGTTCGTGTTTCAGCGGCTGGAGGTGGGGCTGCTGCgagcagagcccaggggctgatcccccaaaccctccctgtgtcaccgtgtccctgctctccagccagTGGCACTTCCCGAAGTGTCCCTGA
- the PIK3R6 gene encoding phosphoinositide 3-kinase regulatory subunit 6 isoform X2 — MESSELESDILRRVRALLRELDGHHPSCQSDRGMLRWTLHKRIDQNPRTSCVLVRILVKELERAERGDLRHYIIPLLHTLMYALIQAPCVPDELCARVYDFCKRLLTLPKPFCTIGLDYASRLQVERTAPGTLYQRMVISEQSLRSAPFPYQERIFIFADPELLPEAICKALATDTAAAQESQSPRGCMSCVVTHALQAALGDTCDTPGLRARLQALSPGDVEHWFQQVVAAVEGAGSEGGWDRGQHTARLERIYRGLLGSVPAGNAPQEGLQGTPLPSPNISFHLWTEDEQLWKELVLFVRPLSQSCEPECLGQELEPLEMPEELPGCGCCGQSRFSVLSTDSGIERDLPAPEEPSDAERSRLHRKGGIKKKPSPLDSVPFLQAGSAVPGGKPPGRLPRRAGMPPEPAAPLQRLHTARVVLLGDDRILGRLARAFHSLRKREARRVFLTPRLDLQFYHIPVVPSAAADHAGPEELCEVAGYLGRADHWYESNINTLSHMIPKLATMPWSPSRALVSDPFLTDVIAYYARMGTQPVCFQLHSAKLLFQDPAQEPAEDVFLTELLTQVQDSPSHRELSTTKRKSTLDGPGMDLTVTYRRVVLSDRQKELALSLRSTGLLMKAIPAEEPEDLGCLTVTVTEIIRTSNLAGRSFSAVANRFRTRSIKVRSPEQRPFTVQLDKDSRRTYRDVVSLEVSPCLEPSYCLQKTRTTKFSPQETEDVGLVKYLPKSLLLPINTFAGVIP; from the exons atgGAGAGCTCAG AGCTGGAGTCGGACATCCTGCGGCGGGTGCGGGCGCTGCTGCGGGAGCTGGACGGGCACCACCCCTCCTGCCAGAGCGACCGAG GAATGCTGCGCTGGACCCTGCACAAGAGAATCGACCAGAACCCCAGAACCAGCTGTGTCCTGGTCAGGATCCTGGtgaaggagctggagagg GCAGAGCGAGGGGACCTCCGGCACTACATCATCCCCCTGCTGCACACGCTGATGTACGCCTTGATCCAG gCTCCCTGCGTCCCTGACGagctctgtgccagggtttATGACTTCTGCAAGAGGCTGCTGACCCTGCCCAAGCCCTTCTGCACCATCGGGCTGGACTATGccagcaggctgcaggtggaGAGGACAGCCCCAG GGACCCTGTACCAGAGGATGGTCATCTCCGAGCAGAGCCTGCGCAGCGCCCCCTTCCCCTACCAGGAGAG GATTTTCATCTTTGCTGACCCCGAGCTGCTGCCCGAAGCCATCTGCAAGGCGCTGGCCACCGACACGGCGGCGGCCCAGGAGTCCCAGAGCCCCCGGGGCTGCATGAGCTGCGTGGTCACCCACGCCCTGCAGGCGGCCCTGGGTGACACCTGCGACACCCCCGGCCTCCGGGCGCGACTCCAG GCCTTGTCCCCGGGGGACGTGGAGCACTGGTTCCAGCAGGTGGTGGCGGCCGTGGAGGGCGCGGGCAGCGAGGGGGGCTGGGACCGGGGCCAGCACACGGCGCGGCTGGAGAGGATCTACCGCGGGCTCCTGGGCTCCGTGCCCGCAG GGAATGCTCcccaggaagggctgcagggcacccctctgcccagccccaacATCAGCTTCCACCTGTGGACAGAGGATGAGCAGCTCT ggaaggagctggtgCTGTTCGTGCGCCCGCTGTCGCAGAGCTGCGAGCCCGagtgcctggggcaggagctggagccctTGGAGATGCCGGAGGAGCTGCCGGGCTGCGGCTGCTGCGGCCAGAGCCGCTTCTCCGTGCTGTCCACGGACAGCGGCATCGAGCGGGACCTGCCGGCGCCGGAGGAGCCGAGCGACGCCGAGCGCTCCCGGCTGCACAGGAAGGGCGGCATCAAGAAAAAGCCGTCCCCGCTGGACAGCGTGCCCTTCCTGCAGGCCGGCAGCGCTGTGCCCGGCGGGAAGCCCCCCGGGaggctgcccaggagggcagggatgccCCCCGAGCCCGCGGCCCCACTCCAGAGGCTGCACACCGCCCgcgtggtgctgctgggggacGATCGCATCCTGGGCCGCCTGGCACGAGCCTTCCACTCCCTCAG GAAACGGGAAGCCCGGCGAGTGTTCCTGACGCCCAGGCTGGACCTGCAGTTCTACCACATCCCGGTGgtgccctctgctgctgcc GACCACGCTGGCCCCGAGGAGCTGTGCGAGGTGGCCGGGTACCTGGGCAGGGCTGACCACTGGTACGAGAGCAACATCAACACCCTGAGCCACATGATCCCCAAGCTGGCCACCATG CCGTGGTCGCCGAGCCGGGCCCTGGTGTCCGACCCGTTCCTCACCGATGTCATCGCCTACTACGCGCGCATGGGCACCCAGCCCGTCTGCTTCCAGCTGCACTCTGCCAAG CTCCTGTTCCAGGACCCAGCCCAGGAGCCAGCTGAGGACGTGTTCCTGACGGAGCTGctgacccaggtgcaggacaGCCCCTCGCACAGAG agctgagcacaaCCAAGAGGAAAAGCACCCTGGATGGGCCTGGCATGGATCTCACAGTGACCTACAGGCGG GTCGTGCTCAGTGACCGGCAGAAGGAGCTGGCCCTGTCCCTGCGCTCCACGGGCCTGCTGATGAAAGCCATCCCTGCTGAGGAGCCTGAAG ACCTGGGCTGCCTGACTGTGACCGTCACCGAAATCATCAGGACCAGCAACTTGGCAGGACGCTCGTTCTCA GCTGTGGCAAACAGGTTCAGAACACGGAGCATCAAGGTcaggagcccagagcagagacCCTTCACGGTGCAGCTGGACAAGGACAGCAGGAGAACCTACAGGGACGTGGTCAG CCTGGAGGTGTCTCCCTGCCTCGAGCCCAGCTACTGCCTGCAGAAGACGAGGACCACGAAATTCAGCCCTCAGGAAACAGAAGACGTGGGGCTTGTGAAATACCTGCCCaagtctctgctgctgcccatcaACACTTTTGCAGGAGTCATCCCCTGA
- the PIK3R6 gene encoding phosphoinositide 3-kinase regulatory subunit 6 isoform X3, whose translation MESSELESDILRRVRALLRELDGHHPSCQSDRGMLRWTLHKRIDQNPRTSCVLVRILVKELERAERGDLRHYIIPLLHTLMYALIQAPCVPDELCARVYDFCKRLLTLPKPFCTIGLDYASRLQVERTAPGTLYQRMVISEQSLRSAPFPYQERIFIFADPELLPEAICKALATDTAAAQESQSPRGCMSCVVTHALQAALGDTCDTPGLRARLQALSPGDVEHWFQQVVAAVEGAGSEGGWDRGQHTARLERIYRGLLGSVPAGNAPQEGLQGTPLPSPNISFHLWTEDEQLWKELVLFVRPLSQSCEPECLGQELEPLEMPEELPGCGCCGQSRFSVLSTDSGIERDLPAPEEPSDAERSRLHRKGGIKKKPSPLDSVPFLQAGSAVPGGKPPGRLPRRAGMPPEPAAPLQRLHTARVVLLGDDRILGRLARAFHSLRKREARRVFLTPRLDLQFYHIPVVPSAAADHAGPEELCEVAGYLGRADHWYESNINTLSHMIPKLATMPWSPSRALVSDPFLTDVIAYYARMGTQPVCFQLHSAKLLFQDPAQEPAEDVFLTELLTQVQDSPSHRELSTTKRKSTLDGPGMDLTVTYRRVVLSDRQKELALSLRSTGLLMKAIPAEEPEVSDPHVGQGPRELS comes from the exons atgGAGAGCTCAG AGCTGGAGTCGGACATCCTGCGGCGGGTGCGGGCGCTGCTGCGGGAGCTGGACGGGCACCACCCCTCCTGCCAGAGCGACCGAG GAATGCTGCGCTGGACCCTGCACAAGAGAATCGACCAGAACCCCAGAACCAGCTGTGTCCTGGTCAGGATCCTGGtgaaggagctggagagg GCAGAGCGAGGGGACCTCCGGCACTACATCATCCCCCTGCTGCACACGCTGATGTACGCCTTGATCCAG gCTCCCTGCGTCCCTGACGagctctgtgccagggtttATGACTTCTGCAAGAGGCTGCTGACCCTGCCCAAGCCCTTCTGCACCATCGGGCTGGACTATGccagcaggctgcaggtggaGAGGACAGCCCCAG GGACCCTGTACCAGAGGATGGTCATCTCCGAGCAGAGCCTGCGCAGCGCCCCCTTCCCCTACCAGGAGAG GATTTTCATCTTTGCTGACCCCGAGCTGCTGCCCGAAGCCATCTGCAAGGCGCTGGCCACCGACACGGCGGCGGCCCAGGAGTCCCAGAGCCCCCGGGGCTGCATGAGCTGCGTGGTCACCCACGCCCTGCAGGCGGCCCTGGGTGACACCTGCGACACCCCCGGCCTCCGGGCGCGACTCCAG GCCTTGTCCCCGGGGGACGTGGAGCACTGGTTCCAGCAGGTGGTGGCGGCCGTGGAGGGCGCGGGCAGCGAGGGGGGCTGGGACCGGGGCCAGCACACGGCGCGGCTGGAGAGGATCTACCGCGGGCTCCTGGGCTCCGTGCCCGCAG GGAATGCTCcccaggaagggctgcagggcacccctctgcccagccccaacATCAGCTTCCACCTGTGGACAGAGGATGAGCAGCTCT ggaaggagctggtgCTGTTCGTGCGCCCGCTGTCGCAGAGCTGCGAGCCCGagtgcctggggcaggagctggagccctTGGAGATGCCGGAGGAGCTGCCGGGCTGCGGCTGCTGCGGCCAGAGCCGCTTCTCCGTGCTGTCCACGGACAGCGGCATCGAGCGGGACCTGCCGGCGCCGGAGGAGCCGAGCGACGCCGAGCGCTCCCGGCTGCACAGGAAGGGCGGCATCAAGAAAAAGCCGTCCCCGCTGGACAGCGTGCCCTTCCTGCAGGCCGGCAGCGCTGTGCCCGGCGGGAAGCCCCCCGGGaggctgcccaggagggcagggatgccCCCCGAGCCCGCGGCCCCACTCCAGAGGCTGCACACCGCCCgcgtggtgctgctgggggacGATCGCATCCTGGGCCGCCTGGCACGAGCCTTCCACTCCCTCAG GAAACGGGAAGCCCGGCGAGTGTTCCTGACGCCCAGGCTGGACCTGCAGTTCTACCACATCCCGGTGgtgccctctgctgctgcc GACCACGCTGGCCCCGAGGAGCTGTGCGAGGTGGCCGGGTACCTGGGCAGGGCTGACCACTGGTACGAGAGCAACATCAACACCCTGAGCCACATGATCCCCAAGCTGGCCACCATG CCGTGGTCGCCGAGCCGGGCCCTGGTGTCCGACCCGTTCCTCACCGATGTCATCGCCTACTACGCGCGCATGGGCACCCAGCCCGTCTGCTTCCAGCTGCACTCTGCCAAG CTCCTGTTCCAGGACCCAGCCCAGGAGCCAGCTGAGGACGTGTTCCTGACGGAGCTGctgacccaggtgcaggacaGCCCCTCGCACAGAG agctgagcacaaCCAAGAGGAAAAGCACCCTGGATGGGCCTGGCATGGATCTCACAGTGACCTACAGGCGG GTCGTGCTCAGTGACCGGCAGAAGGAGCTGGCCCTGTCCCTGCGCTCCACGGGCCTGCTGATGAAAGCCATCCCTGCTGAGGAGCCTGAAG TCAGTGACCCACACGTGGGGCAGGGCCCCCGAGAGCTGAGCTGA